Within Mycobacterium heckeshornense, the genomic segment ATTGCGAAAACATTCATTACCTTAAATCAAGAATTAGTATTCTCAAAGAGTGTGCCTACCGCGCGGACACTGTGGGGGCTTATACGCTTGGGTGTGGCGGTCTAAGACTCCGGGGTCCGCCGAGAACGAGCCATACGGTCGTCGGTCAGCCCCCTGATGAGGAAAGGCCGAACGAAATCCGCGACCGCATCGTCGTCGTGCATATCGATCCTCGGCGATGGAGTATTGAACAACGAGAACAAGATCCGTGCGATCCACTCACCCGCGGCTGCCACGTCAAGATCCTTGCGAACCTCTCCGGTCAGCTTTGCCGCCACCAAATAGGGTGCAATGAAGTCACTACATTCTTGGAGCAGGACCGCCGCGTTCCGGGTCAGCAGCACGTTGACTTCCTCTTCGTCGAAGTACTTTTCGGGCTCGACCACCCTTCGCGCCTGCGTGACGAAGACACATGCCCTTACCAATTGGTCTTCCAGCGTCTCGCCCCGGTTCACTACCTTCGCCATGTTGCGGTAGAAGCGCTGGGATGCTGCCTCGGCACAAGCCTCTACGATTGCGGCCTTGTCCTTGAAGTACTCGTAGACGGTGCTACGTGAGACCTCAGCCTCGCGAGCGATGTCCACGATCGTGGTTTTGCGAAGCCCGTAGGTACGAAAGCACGCGAACGCGCCCGCGATGATTGCCTCACGAGTTTCGATCGCCGTCGCCTGAGTCATACTGACGACCATAGGCCACTACCCGGGTGCCAGGATGAGACCACTCGTCGGTACCCCGGTGCCTGATGTCACGAGCACGTGCTCGACTCCGTCGACCTGGTTGCATGACGTGCCGCGCACTTGTCGAACAGCCTCGGTGATGCCATTCATTCCGTGGATGTACGCCTCACCGAGGAGGCCGCCGTTGGTGTTGATCGGCAGCGAGCCACCAAGCGACAAGTCCTCGATCGAGACGAAGTCTTTGGCCTCCCCCCGGCCGCAGAAGCCAAGCTCTTCGAGCTGGGTAAACACGAACGGTGTGAAATGATCATAGAGGAAAGCAGTTTGGATATCCGCCGGTTTCAACCCAGAGTCGCGCCAGAGCTGCTTGCCGACGACACCCATTTCCGGCAGCCCGGTAATGTCCGCGCGGTAATAGCTGGTCATCACCTCGCCGTCGTAGGCCGCGCCTTGCGCTGCAGCAGTGATAACTGCTGGGGGCTGGGCCAGGTCCCGTGCTCGTTCGAGACTGGTGACGACGATCGCGACGCCGCCGTCGCTCTCTTGGCAGCAGTCCAGCAACCGCAACACCGGTTCGATAATCCACCGAGATTTCTGATGGTCCTCGAGCGTGATCGGGCGCTGGTAGAACCAAGCATCAGGATTGGTCGCGGCGTGTTTACGGTCGATCACCGAGATCTTGCCAAAGTCCTCGTTGGTGACGCCATAGGTGGACATGTATCGCTGCGCGTGCAGCGCCACCCATCCGGCCGGTGTCACGAGGCCGAACGGCGCGTACGGGGCGAGCCACAGCGGGGGAGCGCTCATCTGCCGCCCGGCTCCTCCGAAGCGAAACCCGGACCGTTCATTGAACGCGCGGTAGCACACGACAACATTGGCGGCACCCGTGGCAACGGCCATCGCGGCTTGCATAACGGTCCCGGCGGCAGCACCACCGCCGTGCGGAACACGGGTGAAGAAGGTGAGATCGGCAATGCCGACGTTGCGGGCAACCGCGATTTCCTCGTTCTCGTCGACAGTGAAGGTGACCATGCCATCGACATCGGCCGGTGTAAGCCCGGCGTCGTCTAGCGCGGCCTTAACGGCTTCGCATGCCAGCTGCAATTCGCTACGGCCCGACTGCTTCGAAAATTCGGTTTGGCCGATGCCCGCAATCGCGGCTTTACCGCCGAAGCTGCTCACGCCCCGGCTCCGTCGAGGAAGCTCAGCTGCGCGGTGCCTGTTACATGGTCGCCAAGACTAGTGGTGCCCTTGAACGTCACCTCGACAAGGCCTTCTGTGGCACCGGATGTCTTGCCGGTCACGGTACCGGTAAATCGAAGGGTGTCATCTGGGTACGCCGGGACGCCGAGCCGGATTGACAGCCTTCTAACCATCGCCTCTGGTCCCGCCCAGTCGTGCAGGAATTTCACACATAAACCGTTCGTGGTGAGGATGTTCATGAAAATGTCTTTGGAGCCTTGGGCGATGGCGAAGTCCCGGTCGTGATGTACCGGCATGTAGTCCCGGGAGGCGATGGCGCCCGCGACAATGAGTGTCGTGGTTACCGGCACCTCCATCGGGGTGACGTCGTCACCGATTTCAATCGAGTTCCACGCCAACGTATGGGTGCGGCTTATCGCGGAGGTCATTGATTTCCTTCCGGGTAGGTGCTGCCAAGGTGTGCCAGCTGATGTGATGCTGAGCCTAGAGTGAGTTCGATTTGCTTGGCCCACACGAAGTATCGCCACAGCGGATAGGTAATGTCGATGCCGATGCCTCCATGTACCTGCTGAGCGGTCGCGGCCACCCGGGCGCCGGCCTCTGCAGCCCAGAACTTGGCGATTGCCGCTGCCCGATCGACAGGGCGGTTTTCTGACACCAGCCATGCGGCATACCAGGTGGTCCAGCGGATCGCCTCTACATCGATGAACGCGTCGGCCATCCGCTGCTGGACCGCCTGAAAGGAACCTATGGGCCGTCCGAACTGTTCGCGCTCGCTGGTGTAGGACGCCGCTATTCGCAGAGCACGCTCAGTTACACCAAGCTGAAGCGCCGCGAGCCCGATGATTGCTCGTGAGTACAACAGGCCGACCGCCTCTGGCCCGGCGTCGAGACGATTGCTGGCGGGCACAACCGCGCCGTCAAGGACAACTTCGGCGAACGGTTCGCCGTTTGTGGTTTTGACGGGCTCTACATGCACACCAGCGGATCCGACATCGAGGACAAAGAGGCCAGGTGCGCTGTCACAGGTAGCGCTCACAACGATTGCGTCGGCCAGCTGCGCTGCAGGCACAAGTTCCTTCGTGCCGTCGAGACGCCAGGTCGCGCCGTCGTGCCGGGCTGTCGTCGCGGGTCGGGTGGGGTCGGATCGGTTCGGCTCTGATATTGCTGCGGTCAGGATCCTGCTGCCGTCGACGACACCGGGAAGGTATCTTTGCTTCAGTTGCGGTCCCCCATGGCGTGCGATGGTGTCGGCACCGAGCAGCAGTGTCGGGTAGGCCGGGATCGGTGCGACACTCCAGCCTATTTCCACAAGCAGCATCGTCAGCTCAAGGAATCCCCTGCCGCTCCCGCCGACCGATTCCGGCAAGGCGATGCCGAGCAGGTCGGCTGAAGCCAGCTCGCGCCAGAGCGCTGGATCGTAACGAACGTCGCCCGCTTCGACCTCGGTCAGGTGTTGCGGCGTGGCGCGATGCTCGAATAGATGCCGGGCAACCTTGCCAACGGCTTCCTGTTCCTCGCTGAAGGTGAAATCCATTTGCGGCTCCCGTCGGTCAGCGAGCGGGACGAAACTGGTGCAGTACCAGTTCGCCGTCGTTGAACGTCTCGTAGAACACCTCGACAGGCATCCCGGTCCGAACGTCGTTCGCGTCGACTTCGCGCAAGTTTGACACGATTCGTACGCCTTCGGCGAGCTCGACCAGGACGACGATGTAGGGGTATTCGAAGAAGGGCAATGGCGGGTATTGCGGCATCACATAGCTGTAAACGGTTCCGCGCCCGACTGATTCGATTGTGTCCCAGTTGAGCGACTGGCAGTTGGCGCACATCGGTCGCGGTGGCATGCGTAACGTCTTGCAGTCAGCGCAGCGCTGGATAAGCAATTTGTGGACGCGCAAACCGTCGTAAAAAAACTCGTTATCGCGGTTGATCGTTGGTGCTAGACGATTTGCCATCAGCTACCCGGCTTGAATCGGAGGGTGCGAAACCGCTGGCGGCCAATGATTTCGCCGCTCTGATCGCGGTAGGTGGTTATCCAGGTGACGAAGAACCCACTACCCATCGCCGTCTTCTTCTCATCAGAAATCGTCTCGAAGACTGTTTCTGCTGTGATCTCGTCGCCGACGCGAGGGTAGCGCTCGATTTCGAATTCGGAATTCGTCGCCACGGTTCCGGTGTAGCCAGCGTCGGCGAGGAATTGCAGCGGGTTGTTTTTGATCTCGACCGGAACACCGCCGCGTTCCCGGATTCCGGCCAGTTTCGGCGGCGCCATCGTCCAACTTTGCAGCATCACCGGTGGCGAAACGAGGTCGCCGTAGCGGGACTGCTTCGCCCATTCGGTGTCGAGATATGCCGGATTCATGTCACCGAGCGCGTAAGCCCAGTGCCGGATCATTGCGGCGTTCACCGGATCAGGGGCCTTCACCGGCTGACCATCGCTGATGGGTTGGCCGACTAGCGCGTCGAGGCGTTGTCGCAGTTCGTTTTTCGACTGGTCGGTCACTGATCAACCTCTCTACTTGGATGCGTCAGCTCGTTGGTCGCGAGGTGCTCGCGGCATGCCAAGGCCAGCCATGGCAATGATGTCCCGTTGCAACTCGTTAGCCCCGCCGCCGAACGTGTTGATCACTGCGAGGCGATAGGCCTGTTCGAGCTCACCACGCAGCGGGGCGTCCGCGCCCTTCCGGGTGCCGTGTTCTCCCAGGACCTCAAGCAGTTCCCTGGCGACTTGTTGAGTTAGCTCCGTTCCGAATACTTTGGCCGCCGACGCCTCACCCATGCTAATTCCGCCAGCGGTAATCGCGGAGTTCACACGCAAATTGAGCAGACGGTAGGCGGCTACCTGCGCCTCTACCCGGGCGAGCGTGTGCTGGACCCATGACTGGTCGATGACGAATCCCTCATCGAGGGGGGTGGTCTTAGCCCAGGCGAGGGTTTTCTCGAATAACGGCTCGAGCGCGCCGAGGTTGCCTAGAGCGGCGCGCTCCAAGTTGAGCTGGTTGGTGACGAGTTTCCATCCGTCATTCTCGCGCCCGACGATGGCGCTGGCCGGCACCCGAACATTGTCGTAAAACGTGTAGTAGGTGGACACGCCGGGCATCGTGTGCAACGGTTTCCACGAGAATCCGGGCGCACTGGTCGGGACAATGAAGAGCGTGATTCCCTTGTGCTTCTTGGCCTGGGGGTCGGTGCGCGCCGCCAGCCAAATGTAGTCGGCATATTCGGCGCCACTGGT encodes:
- a CDS encoding TetR/AcrR family transcriptional regulator, coding for MTQATAIETREAIIAGAFACFRTYGLRKTTIVDIAREAEVSRSTVYEYFKDKAAIVEACAEAASQRFYRNMAKVVNRGETLEDQLVRACVFVTQARRVVEPEKYFDEEEVNVLLTRNAAVLLQECSDFIAPYLVAAKLTGEVRKDLDVAAAGEWIARILFSLFNTPSPRIDMHDDDAVADFVRPFLIRGLTDDRMARSRRTPES
- a CDS encoding lipid-transfer protein; the protein is MSSFGGKAAIAGIGQTEFSKQSGRSELQLACEAVKAALDDAGLTPADVDGMVTFTVDENEEIAVARNVGIADLTFFTRVPHGGGAAAGTVMQAAMAVATGAANVVVCYRAFNERSGFRFGGAGRQMSAPPLWLAPYAPFGLVTPAGWVALHAQRYMSTYGVTNEDFGKISVIDRKHAATNPDAWFYQRPITLEDHQKSRWIIEPVLRLLDCCQESDGGVAIVVTSLERARDLAQPPAVITAAAQGAAYDGEVMTSYYRADITGLPEMGVVGKQLWRDSGLKPADIQTAFLYDHFTPFVFTQLEELGFCGRGEAKDFVSIEDLSLGGSLPINTNGGLLGEAYIHGMNGITEAVRQVRGTSCNQVDGVEHVLVTSGTGVPTSGLILAPG
- a CDS encoding MaoC family dehydratase gives rise to the protein MTSAISRTHTLAWNSIEIGDDVTPMEVPVTTTLIVAGAIASRDYMPVHHDRDFAIAQGSKDIFMNILTTNGLCVKFLHDWAGPEAMVRRLSIRLGVPAYPDDTLRFTGTVTGKTSGATEGLVEVTFKGTTSLGDHVTGTAQLSFLDGAGA
- a CDS encoding acyl-CoA dehydrogenase family protein — encoded protein: MDFTFSEEQEAVGKVARHLFEHRATPQHLTEVEAGDVRYDPALWRELASADLLGIALPESVGGSGRGFLELTMLLVEIGWSVAPIPAYPTLLLGADTIARHGGPQLKQRYLPGVVDGSRILTAAISEPNRSDPTRPATTARHDGATWRLDGTKELVPAAQLADAIVVSATCDSAPGLFVLDVGSAGVHVEPVKTTNGEPFAEVVLDGAVVPASNRLDAGPEAVGLLYSRAIIGLAALQLGVTERALRIAASYTSEREQFGRPIGSFQAVQQRMADAFIDVEAIRWTTWYAAWLVSENRPVDRAAAIAKFWAAEAGARVAATAQQVHGGIGIDITYPLWRYFVWAKQIELTLGSASHQLAHLGSTYPEGNQ
- a CDS encoding Zn-ribbon domain-containing OB-fold protein — encoded protein: MANRLAPTINRDNEFFYDGLRVHKLLIQRCADCKTLRMPPRPMCANCQSLNWDTIESVGRGTVYSYVMPQYPPLPFFEYPYIVVLVELAEGVRIVSNLREVDANDVRTGMPVEVFYETFNDGELVLHQFRPAR
- a CDS encoding MaoC family dehydratase N-terminal domain-containing protein codes for the protein MTDQSKNELRQRLDALVGQPISDGQPVKAPDPVNAAMIRHWAYALGDMNPAYLDTEWAKQSRYGDLVSPPVMLQSWTMAPPKLAGIRERGGVPVEIKNNPLQFLADAGYTGTVATNSEFEIERYPRVGDEITAETVFETISDEKKTAMGSGFFVTWITTYRDQSGEIIGRQRFRTLRFKPGS
- a CDS encoding acyl-CoA dehydrogenase family protein produces the protein MDFDFTPEQEKLRKDFRARLEAVMTPERRAAISGQVEGGAAVAECRRALGEAGLLGVAWPTEYGGGGLTAIEQYIFAEEARRVNAPLPLITLNTVGPTLIQFGTDEQKKRFLPAILSGTVDFAIGYSEPGAGSDLASLRTTAVRDGDHYAINGSKIFTSGAEYADYIWLAARTDPQAKKHKGITLFIVPTSAPGFSWKPLHTMPGVSTYYTFYDNVRVPASAIVGRENDGWKLVTNQLNLERAALGNLGALEPLFEKTLAWAKTTPLDEGFVIDQSWVQHTLARVEAQVAAYRLLNLRVNSAITAGGISMGEASAAKVFGTELTQQVARELLEVLGEHGTRKGADAPLRGELEQAYRLAVINTFGGGANELQRDIIAMAGLGMPRAPRDQRADASK